Within the Peromyscus maniculatus bairdii isolate BWxNUB_F1_BW_parent chromosome 2, HU_Pman_BW_mat_3.1, whole genome shotgun sequence genome, the region CTAGGGTGGATGTGGAGTTGCTGCTGGAGCTTTCGCCACCACCCTCTTGTGACGTCCTAGGTCCAGAAACTTCAGAAGGCCCTGGGGGAGGCCTGGACGTGATCTTGAGCAGGAGTGGTGTCTGCTCCTAGACTGTGAACCGCactaggaagagggaagaaaggagagtgaaTAGGCGCCCAGCACAGCACATGGGTGCTCATGCGGCAGGTGTTGGTGTTCTCCACGCcggctcctgcctcagctggggTGCAACAGACAAGCTGGACAGAGGCTCTGTAGAGACTGCGTGCAGGGTGGAGGAGCTGACCCCAGTGTGGCCTTCAGTTCACAATGATATGCAGTCTAGTTGGAGCAAAAGAATCTTGTTTGAATACATTTCAAAAGATTGGGAGCTAGGGTCAAAGCCCAGTTTCAGGCTTTACGAGGACATTTCTATAAAACTAGCCACCGGAACCAaaaacatggtggaagaagagggaCATTCTAGAAGGATTAAGTTCTTAAAGTACTGAGTGAGACACCTCAAGAGGTGTGGGCGTTAGTGTTCAGACCTGCCTGTGTGACTGCTGTAGAGATGGACCTTTGCTAGGTTAGGAGCTCTGGAGTACAGTGATTGCTTGCTAAGGGGTAGTGGATTGATGGCATGGACTGCCGTGAGAAAACCCCTTCTGATAGAAGAGACCGTACAAGGAGTGAGTCTGAAGACAGTATCAGCTGAGCCCACTCCTGCTTATGTAACAGACAGTTCTTCGGCCCTCCACATACTGCCATACAGTGTCTAAAGATACTGTCGTGTAACTAACTAAATACTAACTTTCATAGGCCAGTAAGAGTTAAATATAATGAATAGAGGATAACTTTCATTGAGCACTCAGTTTTTAATGGAAAATACATGATGATTTTAATAAACAGGAAAGATTTTATCATTATccagctttttcttttaattataagaAGGTACATATTGAAGGACTCAAGGAGGCAAGCCCCAAACAGACCTTGTAGCATCCATCCACAGTGACAGGCACTGGGTTGGATTTTGAAGTGTCTTGTTACTCAGAAGGTACAGCTTGATAAGTAAGTGTTGAACAGTTTAGATTAGAAGGACATCCTCTTaggttgttattatttttgcagTGGTTTCTATTGCACACCATATAAAGATCAAAGAATTTGTTTTGGTCTTAGTTACCATTTTTGTGAAACAGGACAAGTTGAAAAATAGGTTTCTTTTGAGATAAAAACTGTATCATATATACTTGAATAGCTCTGAAGTAGCTCAATAAAGTGCTCGCATTTATCTGTTAGAAATTGGCTgcataaaaagataaaagatttttaaggaaTGTTTTATTATGATGGGGagatgctgggggagggagataaaagtgcttgctttgtGTAAGCACGATGTCCTGAGttaggatccccagaacccacataaagctgggTACTGTGCATCTGGAATGCTGGTGCTTCTTCAGTGATGTggcaggtagagacagaagaatcccTCCCTGGAAGCTTGCAGGTCATCAAGCTTGATGTACACAGTGATGAACAAGAAGTCCCTGCCTCAAATGAGGTGGAAAATAAGGACTGATTgacctgtcctctgaccttcacgccTGCACTGTGTCATTCACATgcctgtattcacacacacaaatgtgtgtgcgtgcacacccacacacatcataaataagcaaatgaagtaTATAACATCCCCTAAAACTTTCAGAATTCTTTGGACagaatttatatttataagaaaGTTATTTATGAAGTGTACTCTGTCAGTGTGTTACAGCAGCAGAGTACCACATACACATCTGTAGCATGTTACTGCATAGTGTATGTCCTTTGATATTCAGAACACCCATGGAAACTATTAGGACAGGTAGTACTTCTTTTTACAAAGGAAGAGAATGAGGCTCAGAGGAGCTTAGTGTTTTGCCCAAGGGTTCAAAGCTAGACTTTGACCTTTATGTTGTGCTAAGTGATGTCTCAGTGTTCTTTGACAGGATTAGGCTTAGACTGATTTCATCTGCTTTTTGCTGTCTTAATCATTGCTTTCAGCAGAAAAACTAGATAAAGCTGGAACCTGATTTTGAATATAAATAGGAGATAGGCCGTGTTTCTTGGGGGTGGTGGGGTTGAGTAGTTATCAGAATGCCCTGAAATTACAGGAACTTCTGCTATAGCATTAGCTAAAGACTAGCAATTGTCAAAGTGTTGCGTTTTCTGAGACTACTGAAAATACTAAAGAGTTTGGGGGATGTTTGTATTCTGTCTCTATACCTAATGTAAAAGCCCTGAAAACAAAGGGATATACATGCCTTTACGAGTATTGGCAAGTTttttgatttaatattttatttgtaaatatatatatatatatattcataaatattataattatgaaattctcaattaaCAGATTATAAACTGAAGCTCCTAGTGAAATGCCATATGAAATAGATTATCCCTCACTTTGCAGGATGAAGAAACACGGAAAGACTATGACTACATGCTGGATCACCCGGAAGAATACTATAGCCATTACTACCACTACTACAGCAGACGCCTAGCCCCGAGAGTGGATGTTAGGGTGGTGATTTTGGTCAGTGTGTGCGCCATTTCCATGTTCCAGGTGCGTattcatggatggatggatatatatatatatatatatatatatatatatatatatatatatatataatgtctttctgtgtatttgtgttgCCTAGTGCTAGCCATTAAATCTGTATTATAAGTACATTTTGTAAATTTTTCTTCTAGTTgagattcattttttattttacacttgAAAAATACTCATTTACTCTAGGATTTTTTTCACTGTCTTTATTCATTATACATGGTGCTATATGACCTAAGGTCTTGTCgtacaaatatatattataggAGAACATGCCCTCCCCAAGCCCCCTAGCATTGGAATCTTTGTCATCAGGGAGTCTTAGAAACCAGTGGTGGCTGTTCTCTCCATTACTTTTCTActgatgtgataaaataccatgacaaaaacaacttacagaaggaagaggtaAGCCAGgctggtggcgcatgtctttaatcccagcactggggaggccgaggcaggtgaatctccatgagttccaggacagccaagactgttacacagagaaaccctatctcagaaaaaaaaaaaaaaaaaaaaaaggaggaggaggaagaattaattctggcttacagttccagagagagtCCATAATGGTGAGGAAGGCACCATTGCCTTCCTCATAGTAGCAGGTGGCCTGAGGAGGAAGCTGACTGATCACACATTTCATCGTGCAGACAGTGGAGTGAGGCTataactctcaaagcccacccaggGTTGTAgtcctctagcaaggctccacATCCTAGGTGTTTCAGACCCTCCCAAACAGTGCCGCCAAACACCTGAAGTTACAGGGAaccgttttcattcaaaccacataaATGTCATTGCATAGCTACAAACCCTCCAAACCTGTTTCTTCTCATCCCCCTCTAAGATGgcatacatgagtgtgtgtaaCCACCTGTGTGcctagtgtctgtggaggccagaagtggaggTCAGATTTCCTGAATCGAGATGAttctggtgctgggaaccaaacaaaCCCAGTACATGGCAGCCAGATGATGTCATGTACTTTTATAGGACTTTTCAGTGATATCCCATGAACTTGCAAAGTTAAGAACACCCTTACCATGGCCTGATAAGGCTGGCTTTCCATTGGCTGATGCTGGCACTGCTTGCCTTCTTTGGCAATcccaaatgcccccccccccccccagttctgcATGCCCAGAAGGAGCTGCTGCTCAGCAGAAAACCAATGGCCTGATTCATAAGTGATACACGAACTCTTAGTGTGGTATAAACTGTCCCAGGAATCTGAGTTCAGCCTGGAGTGATGTCTTCCCTGTTGTTCTTTAACTAACTGCACTGCTCATCTGCTCATTTAGAGGAAAAGAACACATCAGACGACTAGGAAGAAAGTAGCTGGCAAGTTTGAGAAGtacttctctctttttaaaggcttttattgtatgtatattggtgtttgcatacatgagtgtgtgtaaCCACCTGTGTGcctagtgtctgtggaggccagaagtggaggTCAGATTTCCTGAATCGAGATGAttctggtgctgggaaccaaacaaaCCCAGGTGCTCTCCAGGATAAACATGTGTTcctaacctttgagccatctctccaggcctgaaaACTTCTTCTCTAGGACAGTAttcagtttaaataataaaagatgatATCTTTCAACTCATTAGCATTTGTAGAAGTATTGCCCTCCCCTGGTCTTCTGTTTTTGGTAGATTCCAGGATGTTATTAGCAGAGGAACTGAAGCTCGGATGTGGTGTGAGCAGCAAGGCCTTTTCTGAGAGTTAAACCCTTTGAGGTCGAATATATTTCTGAGTTTTCTCTTGCCAAATGAGTAGAATTCAAATATACTTGAGTCTTTGTGTTCCGAATATGGTAAGCATTCCTGTTGGAGATGTAGCTATTTAGGAAAGAGGTAAAAAGTAATGAAGTTGCCTGAGGTTCTAGCCTGTGGAATTTTAAAGCGAATGTCTTGTTAGCTGTTATGCAGTTGAATCTTCCTCTGGTAAACAAAGGGAAGGGGAGGTGTTCTGCTAATGAAGTAGATCTTTGCGCTCACTGTTGTCACTGGTTTTCTGGGAGGTTCTTTCTGCGTGGCCCTGGCTGCTCTCCGAGTCAgaccctctgcctcccctgccagGTGCTGGGTGGGCTACAGGCGTGAGTTCCCACACCTGGCTGAGAGCCGTAGTTTTAGTCGGCTGGGTTTCTGTGGGGGAATGGCACTCACAAGGGTTACTGCTgctgcttcatttttatttattttatgttgtagTATTTCAGCTGGTGGAATAGCTACAATAAAGCTATCAGCTACCTAGCCACGGTGCCCAAATACCGCATCCAGGCAACAGAGATTGCCAAGGAGCAGGGACTGCTCAGGAAAgccaaggagaaagggaaaaacaagAAGTCCAAAGAAGAGATCCGGGACGAGGAGGAGAGCATCATCAAGAACATTATCAAAAGTAAGATAGACATAAAAGGGGGCTACCAGAAACCCCAAGTCCGGGACCTCCTCCTGTTTCAAGTCATCCTGGCTCCTTTTCACCTGTGCTCGTACATAGCTTGGTACTGCCGGTGGGTCTATAACTTTAATATCAAAGGCAAAGAGTACGGGGAGGAGGAGAGACTCTACCTCATCCGCAAGTCTATGAAGATGTCCCAGTCTCAGTTTGACAGCCTGGAGGACCATCAGAAAGAAACGTTTCTTAAGCGGGAGCTTTGGATAAAGGAGAATTACGAGGTGAGTGGCAGCGGCGGCTGCCAGTGGAGAGTGGTGTCTTCCCTCGCTGCAGGGCCACGGTGCTGAGGCGTCACCTGCACAGGTGCCTCCTCACCCTTCCTTCCCAAGGCCAGGGTTGAGTGGGGAATGCAGGGCCTCCTTATAGTGTGACAATGGGGCCAACTTAAATTCGTTGTCTTTTTTTTAAGCTGTACTTCAAACACTCTGATCAGCTAATCCTGGTAAAAATTAAGAATAGTCTAGCTTGTCGAACTGCGGTGGAGTGATGTGTGCATAGGCTGTCTAGACGGCTTTCTGTTGTTTGCACTAATTAAATTTCTGCCTTCCAAAAcagcaaggcagaaaaaaaaaagaaaaattttgttgAAATAATTGTTTATTTCAAATAATCAAGCATAGAATCTTCTGAATAGTATTATCAAATTTTGGAATGTTACATGCTTTTTATTGAAATCAACTTACTGTAATACCTTTAAAGCTGGGACGTTTTATTAAGTGTTATTTTCCACTATTGACAGCAGCAGAAATTATTTAGATGTGTTCAGTGATCTAGCCCCAGTGCTGAAGGCTCCAGCACTCTCCTATCCTAGGTTCTGATACAATTAATTGGCTAATGTAATGAATATAAGCATTGAGAGCATTGAAACATTCTTCAGAAACAGGATATGTTAGCTGTTACACTGTTTTGTAGCCAGCTCCATTCTGTGTGTAATGTACTAAATCTTTATGGAAAGTAAAATGACTAGGAGTTGCCAGATGTTTAGCAAGTAACTATACTCCTGTGTGTAAATTACCTAAAAACAGGAGATAATGTACTGTTATTTAGCTCTTAAAACTATTTGAGGGAATGGAGAGGCTCTGTGGGTTAAGTCCTCACTTGCCTCACATGCATGACTGCTTCCTTACGTTCCCAGAAACTACATGAAAAACAGGGcttggtggagacaggtggatccctgacgCTAACCAAATCCGAGAGCTCtggattcagggagagaccctgtttaaaacaaAGGCTGCGAATGCTGGAGAAAAGACACATCTGCACaccatatttatacacacacacacacacacacacacacacacacacacacacacacaccatcactgccatccatatatacacacacacacacacacacacacacaccatcactgccatccacacacacacacacacacacacacacacacacacacacacaccatcactgcCATCCACACACcatatttataaacacacacacacacacacacacacacacacagaggcatgcacagcTTTTTCAAAATTGTTTGCTTTAAATCCTGTTCTTTCAGATTGTTGTACTGGGCTGAATTATTATATTGCACAAGGTTTTCTTAGCCACTATTTCTATTATTTGGAAACAatactctttaaaaattaatgtggtTGTAAGAAATTGTTCATTTAGTTTTGGTTGACTAAAGCTTAAAGAAATACTAGAAATTCTTTGTTCCTAACCTATGTGATTTATACAACCTTCTTTGGtaactttaaaggaaaaaaaagctaaTTATCTTTGAAAAGTAGATGTAAATTCAATTTAGAGACAAATGCATATGTAAAGCCAATTTGTTCCTTGGTTAAGTAAAGAATCTGAAGGGAAGGTCCAAGCATGGTGCTGTACACCAATCTTAATCCTAGACAgagaaaggctgagacaggaggactttGAATTCCAAGTTAGTCTGAATTActtagcaagtcccaggccagcctgggctacattgcaGGAGCCCATCACAGAACCAAAACAGAGAAGGTGTAGCTCTTGtacagtttgcttttctttttggacACTGGATGTTGAGTTAGTCTCCAGAAGGCAAACGGACTAAAGTTCAGCTGAAGGGACACTGGAAAACTAGACACTCCGTAACTATAGCAGCATGGGTTCTCTTTGTATGGTAAAGTCGTTTCTGTTGTTTATTCTCACAGGTCTACAAGCAGGAGCAAGAGGAAGAGCTAAAGAAAAAGTTGGCCAATGACCCTCGGTGGAAGCGCTACCGGAGATGGATGAAGAACGAAGGGCCTGGACGGCTAACGTTTGTGGATGACTGAAGATGGATGGGAGGCTGCCCTGCCAAACCGGAAGTGTCATAGTGTTTTCACAGCAGTTACGGGGAGCTGTGTCTGCTGCTCTCCGCAGTAGCCCAAGTTCATGAGAGTCCGATTAAACAAACTAATGTAGAAATTCAACTTTCCCATCAAACTTTATACAAGAGACATTTATGATGTTCAATTTTTATAATCTATTTGTGGATTTTGTTAAAAAAGATTTGACATGGGGATTTATTAGttaccatttaaaatttttatatgtttagTTAAATTTGACATGAAATTTATTAGATACCATTTAAAACTTCTGTGTGAAGTGTTCCTTCTTCAAGAGTGTTTCCTTATGTTTTCATAATGCTACATTTTTCTGCTTTCCTGGTCTCTATttttacaaaacaacaacaacaacaacaattacaaCAGCACTTGATCATATTATTGTGTCTTTCTGGACATACATTTCTTCAGGAGAATCATTCAGTGTCATGTTGTCCTTACTGTAGTCCTTACAGGTTTGAGTATGTTCAAAGTAATCTCTAGGAGAGTCTTGTAGAATCCCTACAGTTCCCTCCCAGTAATTCTACTCTTGATAAGATCAGAAACTCTCCAGGAGAGTGAGTCACCGCCATGTCCTTGTGGGATGTGCTTGGTTACAGTCTCATTATAGGACTGTTTTCTCAAACATTGCTGCTGACAGAGGGGACCTTGTGAAAAGGTCTTTCGTACCACCATCTTGCTGCTTGCTCGCttgcttctcctctttccttccttgtcccctcctcccctccctccttcctttccttcctccatccctccctcccttccttaatTTTGAATTACTTATGTGGTGAAAATGTAATGCCATGAGATCATTTACATGCATTtaaactaaaaagaagaaagcatggcTGTGTGCCATTCTCTCAACCACTAGGGTATACATCTTTTTTATACATATGGAAGTAGAAGTAAGTGACAGAATTGACCGATTCAAATCTGATGCTATATCAAAGTACCACACATATTCATATGCAGTACTCCTGTTAAAGATTTATCCTACTGCTGCATATTAATAAAATGGTTGTGCCATATCATGCTGCCTGGCAGGCTATTTAAAGATTAGTTtattgcgccgggcggtggtggcgcacgcctttaatcccagcactcaggaggcagaggcaggcggatctctgtgagttcgaggccagcctgggctaccaagtgagtcccaggaaaggcgcaaagctacacagagaaaccctgtctcgaaaaacccaaaaaaaaaaaaaaaaaagattagcttATTGCCTTTGTAACATAATTTTAGAAGGTTAGTATTGCATAGTAGATATGCAGGGTTTATTTCTAAGTAAAGTAAATTAGTCCTTTTAAAAGCTCAGCCCAGGCACTGGGTAGCTCGGTTGGTAAAGTATACACAGTGGGCAGTGACTTTGGTCCCCCCTACCCTCCGATCTTATGTAgaaaaaaatgccaggcatggtggcatactcaAACCAgagaacctgtctctaaaaacaaggtggacagcaccaGAAAAATGAAAGCCAGGCTTGTCCTCTGGCATTCCATATACACCCCCACACttgtgcatctgcacacacataaacatacacacacacacacacacacacacacacacacacacacacacacacaacagcccAAGTAAATGATATACACAATTCCATCCTTGCCAATAAGCCAAGACTTGAGGTCAGTTATTTTAATGTGGATGGATTTCAGTTGCTAATTACAAAAATAGAATttgagctggacagtggtggcgcacgccttttaatcccagcactcgggaggcagaggcaggcggatctctgggttcaaggccagccttgtctacagagcaagttccaggacaggctctaaaactacacagagaaactctgtctctttaaaaaaaaaaaaaaaaaaaaaaaaagaatttgatcaGGCTATCAGTAGGGCTCTTTGCAGCTCTGGAATTCTGAAATGACACAATTATTTAGAGTTCTATAAACTTCAGTTGGAAATGTTTTATGTGTCCATTCTTCTTTAGGGTTGTGGAGAATCATGTAATTAGCACACATTGCTGGTTATTATCTGTGAACAACGAAGTTGTGTTGTATAAGGTCCAGAAAGAAATAGCAGTACTAGTGTACCTCACCATTTTCCAAGACTTCTCTGATTGCCtgtatttttctagtttcatttctgttactgtgatgagcaccctgacaaaaagcaacaatTCCATTTTGGGGAAAGGCTGAAACTCAAACAGCTCATTCTATCACACCAGTCAAGAGCAAGGAGAGAACGTGTGTATCTTTGCTTCTCATATTGTCCAGCATTTCCTtgctagggaatggtgctgcctgtAGTTGCCTGGGTCTTCCTACcccagacatgtccacaggccaacctcATTGAGACTCTGTTTCCAGCTAATtttaggttgtatcaagttgacaatgaaaactaaccagcataccTATTTATAAGGAAAATGGGAAGGTGCTCAGCCAATGAAAATATGTATCTTTGGAtattcttttgtctgttttttatttctgtatttgtaGAAGTGTTCACTGAAGGCTGTTTACCTGGGAGTTCGGGCATGGTTATCGCATGAATCAAGGTGGACTCTTAGAGAA harbors:
- the Dnajc25 gene encoding dnaJ homolog subfamily C member 25 — translated: MAARLAARGEPGAAGRRPWLLLAPLLLAPLLARPAEALVEGLYCGTRDCYEVLGVSRSASKAEIARAYRQLARRYHPDRYRPEPGDGPGGAPPSAEAFLLVATAYETLKDEETRKDYDYMLDHPEEYYSHYYHYYSRRLAPRVDVRVVILVSVCAISMFQYFSWWNSYNKAISYLATVPKYRIQATEIAKEQGLLRKAKEKGKNKKSKEEIRDEEESIIKNIIKSKIDIKGGYQKPQVRDLLLFQVILAPFHLCSYIAWYCRWVYNFNIKGKEYGEEERLYLIRKSMKMSQSQFDSLEDHQKETFLKRELWIKENYEVYKQEQEEELKKKLANDPRWKRYRRWMKNEGPGRLTFVDD